AAAATAATGGTATGTTTTCTACTTCAGCTCTTACAAGCAGGACAATTCGTTTCTAGGCACGGAAAGATTGGTTTCATGCGAAACTACGAGGTTACCTTTCTGCCTCAAAATATATGGCTATACGTCTGGCGTTCTAAACTTCGACGACTCCCGATAAGAGTGGAACTTGATAAGGAGTGGACATAGATTCGATCCGTTGCCCGGTTTGTAATACGGATATAGAAACGGTTGAGCATATTTTACTCCATGGCGCATTTGTAAAAGATCTATGGTCTCAGTTGTTTTGTTGGTGTAATTTGGGTAATGTCATGTATGCATTGATAAAGATACGTTCCTTGGAAGGCATCCAACTTTGGCCTACGGAAACACTTAAAAAATATGGCAAGCAATGAAATGGACATGTGAGTATATAATATGGCGCAATTGAAATCTCTCTAACCCATAATAAAGGGAAACGGCCCTATGGCCCTCAATGAAATCCAACTCAAGACTTTTGAATGGATTACGCATTGCTCGAAAAAGATCTCATTGGATTGGAACCATTGGCTTATAAACCCTTCTTCCTTTGATTTTTCGATTGTAGCATAGCAAGTAAAAGCTCAAAGCTTATGTACTGTACTGCTCTAAAGATTTTAGCCCACTAATTAGGCCATAATCTCAGTATTATGTTTGGTTGAAATAATAAAATCCTTCcttgcttttaataataataataataataataataataataaataataaaaaatgaaCGCCAATTGAGAGAGGGAGTATATCAGATCACTACCATACCAAAAATATACGTACCACACTGCCAACTGTACGTATAAATACGCGGAAAACCTAAAgaacgattatatattacatgtaCAATATACAAGCATCATCCATCAACgatgataaaataattattattattatatttatataataatataatatatactacgtaatatataatatgggggatgattctcacacacactttttttgatcctcacacacaaattgagtattattagaagagtaaaaggttaaaataggtgtgtgaggatcaaaaaagtgtgtgtgagaatcatccccataTAATATAGGagtatttaataataacaacatcacTTATTATATCATTCCCTATGTGACATATCACGTGACAACCCTTaacatataatttataatataatataaatataaatataaataaatatatacaaaatatGTACTCCCCTTTTTTTTCTTCCTCAAATATATTAATTTActataaatctataaatataaatattaaatatatataataacctATTATTAACACACTATACTTTTGTCACGTGCCACAATAAACTTGTAAAGAAACTAAAATAAAGTTCTAGTGACTTAATTATAGCTGGAGAAAGATAATCACACCATCAATGGATGATTAAGTTCAATGCCAATTGTGTCGTTGTATGTAGAGGCACCAATACCCGGATCAATTGCTTGCGATTGATAATCCATGGTAGACGCCGCCTCCGTCCACAACCGGGAATCGTCAAATTCCGGTAAGTTCGCGTTCAAATTTCCGGTTGAATTACAAGAATCCACATAACTCTCTCCACTTTTCACCTCctggttattataattataattataattattattattattattataattataattataataattattattatgatgaccACCCACAACTTGACCGTTGAGATCAGGTATATCAACTGTCTCAAAAGAACTTTCCACCTTCACATTTTGTTGTTGATGTTGCTGTTGCATGTAAATTTGTATCTGTCGTTCAAACTCTTGCTGTTTTTTCATTTGTTGAATCGCGCGGTTATACCTCGCCTCCTTAGCGGCTTCAGCCACTGCAGGAGGCGTGGGTGGCGCGTTCGCAGCTTCTTCTGGAAGATTAACATGGGCATTGGGACCGTATAGTCTTCGGGCAGCCGCATCATACGCGATTGCGGCTTCCCGGGCAGAATTAAAGGTCCCAAGCCAGACGCGGCTGCCCCGGTTCGGCTCACGAATTTCCGACACCCATTTTCCCCATGTTCGTTGCCGGACGCCTTTATAAGTACACGAAGCGTTTTCTGGACCACCTTTACCTCTCATGCACCCTTTTCTTGAACTCGCCTGAGCTGTTCTCCGGTCGTGCTTCCGTCCGCCGCCGCCACTGTTGTTTTCGACATGCAACATTTTTTTAGGAGAGGGTTTCAGTGAATGTTATGTTATCCGATGGGTGAGATTGTACGGAGGAAACTGAAGGAAAGACAGGTGACTTTATAGGCCAGAAAAAGAAGAGTAGTAGGTTTAGATAAGTGTTTGTGTATGTGTTAAAATGTTGAAATTAACGGCACGTGTCTTTAGGAAAGAGTGTGAAATGGCGATAGTTGGCAATGCACACGTGTGTTTTGAATGTGGACATGTTTATGATCATCACCATTCTATGTTGTGTAGAGATAGATTTTTAACAGGTGATCAGTGTTTCAGGATCTTGTTTCAGGGTTGATTTGGTCATTTTGTTTTGAGAAATAAATGTTAATGTTAATTTAGACTAGTATACATGCATTGACTAATAATTTTAGAATGCCATGATCTATCGATATATATAGATTGCTATTTGTTACTgtagttttttttgttttttttttaagacATTTTATAATATTAATGCTCATAAGCTAATAAGCTAATTTAATTATATTAAACACCCCTAACCGTTTATATGTTATTGAAGTATATGTATTACGGAGTATATTGAAGTGTAACTTTTTTAAAGATATAAAGTCACTTGGTGTATATGACTATGTGAGCTTGTTAGACCACTCCCAACCGTCCGCCCTCACCCATGTCATCCCCTCATTTCCTCGAGGGCTCCATTGGCATTCACCCCGTCATCGGCCGCCCTCAACCGCCCTCAAGCACTGCGTACTCGTTCATGTCATCCCATAGCATATTTGATGACAGTGGAGAGAGATTTTGTGCAACAATTACTTGTACAAGAGCAAATAAACTTGTaccttaatttatttaattaattttgtggaGTATAGAATGAGGAGAgagtatgtcatggttggtagtggtttgttatgggagtgttatgggaggaagtggtgagaaaagaggagagagaaagctgatgtggcgctgaggaagtgccgtgacggcgtcatggttgggagtggtcttatAAAAAGACGGATCAGAAAAAGAATGAAATTTAATAGCTCATATTATTGGTTGACTAGTTAATTATAGGATGGAGGATAGAATGTTAACGAaagaaaataatattaattttgttcTACGTGCATATAAACTTAAATCACAaacattttaaaataataataatatacttcgATGTTTGTCTACTTAAAAAAAATTGCTTAAAAGCATCCATATTTTACCCAATAATTTTCATATTTTGCCCAATAACCTTCATATTTAGTAGGAAAAAAAAATGCAGTGAATGTGAACGTGTTTAAGAAAAATTCATCCTCGATGGAAAAAAATTCTGGTTCCGACAAATAATTTGTGGTTCCACCACTTCATATCATATGGTAAGCTCATTAAATCGATAAGATGGAAATAGTTTGGCATGATGAAAACACGTGATACCGTTATCACTAGATTCTATACAATTTGATAAAAATTCATGTGACTCGTTTCGATCTGTATCATTAGCTAAAAAAGTTGACTTAGTTCTCAATGCAAAAGGAAAAACAAAAAACTACGGAATAAATAAAAGTATAGGATTGTGACCGAAAGTGAATGTAAAAGTCAATATGCTGATTTAAGAGATTGTCAGTGTTTTCCTTTCATTTTGTGCTACTTCTAAAAAGGTAGCTAGAAAGCGTATAAGATCGCAAGGTATTCGTGTCTATTTTTCGATGTCCATTTCAAGGTCGAAAATGGACCTTGAAATTAATTAAAGTGGGGTGTCGTTCGGTATCTATTTCGGTGTCCATTTCAGAGTCGATTTTAATTTTGGACCAACAAGAAAATGaaaaatttaaaaaagaaaaaagaaaaaagaaaaagaagttGAAACCACCGTCGCTGTTGCAACGGTGGGAAAGGATATCGAAATCGAAGCTGAAAGGGTGTCCATGTCCTTGGCTCGTCGGTGATGGACGGCATAATCGACTTGGGACACCGCGAGCTCTAATGTTTGTGAAAATATGCTTGGTTTAATAAAattgaatgattttttttttttttttgaaaggcaaatatattatataaatcaaAAGAAACAAAACTAACAAGAAGCTAGACAACACACGAGACCACGCACAAACAACCAAAAACACGAACAGAACTCACTAACACGAGAAACAATATAAGAAGCCCTCAAACCCCTAACCAAGCTACGAAAGACCCAAACGAGTAACCATACACGAAAATCTCAAACATAAACAATGCCGAAACATTAAAACACCACATTAAACAATGAAATCTACGTTTCTGAATCCGAGGATGAGCAGGATGAGCAACACGAGCAACAATCGACTTCATCATCATCGTCCACCGAATTTTTCATCACATTATCGATAAAATACCTTTCATGCCACCGATGTTTATCCCTACGTCTACTACGCTTCAACCTTGATCTTCCCCAAACATATTTAAGGAAATGACTTTAATTAACGGATGAAATTTTCTCTTTTTACAACGAAAATGAGATACCGCGTTAGATGATGAACTTTTTGCAATTCTTTCCGATTTATCCATGAAAGTAGAAGATGTATCAACACCGCTCCCAATATCCAAAGTATCCACCTCAGCCCCATCTTTCTCCATAACTTCTCTCGAATTGTTATTTGTCGTAAAATCTTTTTTTAATTCTTTAAGGTCACTCGAAGATAAACTACAACTAACTCGTTTAATGGATGGATTATTAATTTCCTTACAAGGCCCATAATGTTTTTGGTCATTCTTTGATAATGGGCTCAGCCCATCACATAATGAGTCACATGAGTTATTTACTTCATTACCTAACGATTCCAAAGGCTTTTTAAAATCTGATTCTAAATTTGTAAGGTCATTCTTCTCGATTAAGGCATCTGTCTCCTTGGTAACAACCCTAGGCAACTTAGAAAAAACACCAGAGTTATCACACGCAACATTTAATTTCTCGGGGACTAAACAACCACCTTTGGAATTCGCAAAATTAATGTTGGAGTTAATGCCACTCGACTCTTGAAGTTTTTCGATCTCTGGAACCACACCGGAGCTCTCTGCCGGAGTAGAAACAATTGCCGGAGTTCTACCAACATCTGGAGAAGATGGATGATCAACACTTACATCCGAATTGCTTTGCGCATCATCGGATTTTGAAGCGACCGCGTCAGGAGTAGAGCCAAGAGAAACATTTTCCTTACCCGATACGGCAGCATCATGAATATTTGATGGAATAAACTCACCTTCTTCAATATCTTTTGCCGGAGTCCGTTTTGCTTTTCTCTTCATCACAGATTCCTTTATTCCAAATCAAAGTATCTGATTTAAAGCCGAATGAAGCACTATTCTGGACATTATTTGAACGAAACCCAATATTTCTGGAAGACATGTATGAATCATTGGAGCTGTATCCATCCTCAACATCATTTCTTATACCATCAACAACATCCAACGGTTTGTGATTCACTTCAATTAACGTCCAATAAAATCGATCATTGTTATAACTAAATACGAGGTTATGATTGCTCACCGATTCGGGAAGATTAAACTCAAAATATTTACCCCCCACCTTTATTTCAATATGGTTGTTTACCGGAATCTGAAAGTCCTTGACATTTTGGTTTTTACCTATAAGCATATCCGCGAATGATCTCCCTTCCCATTTTGGTGATTTTGATGGAATGTGATTCCAACTTGGAGTTGGGAAATCTGTTGCTCTTTCATTATCATTCAACAGGCCCATACCCACATTATCCTTTAGATGATTAGCAACACATTTTGTTCTCTCCCTTGCTTTAAAAGCTCTGATCCACCTTACATTAATTTGAATGGTATTAAGAACTTTAGTGAAGCTATCTTCATCCCTAATGCCCTCAAATCTTACAAATCCAAAGCGTTGCCCACTCGACAATTTCTTTCCAGCTAGATACACGTCATTAAGAGCACCATAATTCTCGAAAACTTTACAACAATCGACTCGAGACCACGTATCCGGAAAGTTGAAAATAAAAAATGATGATACACGATTAACGTTCGATTTACCACGCGGGTATCCATTCGACTTCGACATGGGGGATACCTTCTCACCCTTCCTCTCGAACATTGGAATCTCACATCGCCCCACAGTTGATCTAATGTTGTTAACTTCAGAATCGGAGTATAAACAGTTGATTTTTGTGGTGGTTTTTGTAATTCATTTTAAACTAATTGATATTGAGAGGATTTGCAGTTtaattaagtaatattaatattaatattaatattaatattaatattaatattaatattaatattaatattaatatgaaatttgaaaTAAGAAATGAATAACGTGGATATTTTTTGAATGATTAATTGATAAAAGATTTATAAtttgaataatttaaattttaattgaatATTATATGAATAATGACAACAACAATTATGTATTATAAATGAGAGAGATCGCACGAAAGCAATATTTCATAAACAGTGATACTATCATGTTTGAAACTTCATAAGAGCGAACTCGCTTTCTTTCTTTTATTCACACATTAGATGCGAAGGTAACCTAGGTGAAGAGAAGCGAGCTAGCCCCTCATACatgaataaatataatatattattgttTAATAACTGTTATGTATAAAATTTAAGAACTGTATAAAAGTAAATAAATGTGTTTAATCGTTAAGTGATAATTTGTCTCTAATATGTCATTTAAAAGTTACAAATAAACACACTGAATATTAAATGATTCAATTTTTAGCATTGAATTATTGCATTAAAAGACAATCAAACATAGTTATTTCCTATTTTTTCCTATTTTTTCAAAATTAAAGTTGAAGTACTACTATTAAtagattataatataataattgccTTGCAAATGAAAATAGAAAGATCGATTACTTCTACAAAAATGTTGCTTAGTTGACCATTTATCCTTGTGATGTTCCATACATTCGCTTAATATGTTGACTAGCTAGAAAGTGACGTGGCATTTAGGAAAATTGTAGTATTTTTTTCTCTTAAATTGAAACACACACACATGGTTAAAAATTAAATAATAGGTGCATGCAACCAGCATTTCTCAGGTACTCAGGAATATTTTCTTTGAATAACAAGAATAATGGTTACATAAATAAACAACACATTATCTTTacttcttatattattttatgttcaAACTTAATGTAATTCATTTATGCTcttacaaaaaataaataaattttgaaTACTAAAGTCTATAACCAAATAAATATTGGATTGAATGTATTTAAGATAATACAAAAACTAAATATTCATAGAAATAAAATATGAAAGTATTTTGCAAGTGTAGAAGCGAAACCGATGAGGTGGCATGAAACGTTGTGATGTGATATATTGACCTAAGCTCCATTGACTTTATGAACCTAAACTAGCCTTAAAATATTTTTCATAACCACTCCCATCTTTGTATTAACTTGTCTAATTAGTTATTTACTTTCATAAATTGTTAAGAAAAAATAGATAAAAATTTTAAATACTCTTAATATATACGTGTAAGATAAAATTTAAAAAGTAAAACTCGAAAGTAACAAAAGGTacagtataataattatattttattaaaccACAAATTTTATGTCCGAGGACAATAGAATTAAAACACGTGAAATATATGGTTGGACTTGTTTTCTATGTTAAAAAAGAAAATTTATATTATGTAAAATTTTCAAATTATTTTATAAATAAGATTATATTTTGATCCCATTGATATGAATTATCATGCTTTATTTGCATCTCCATTGTGCctctattaatcgagtcaacaacaagcgtcgatttatttaCAATTTAACTGTCACTAATAACCCTATTTAAAAAATACTCTGATTTCAGTTGTAAATCATTAAGAAAAATTGAGGCAAATAAAACATAATCACAAGCCCGATCATATCGCTATTGAAGTAATACAACATCCACAAACAAGATGTAATACTTATGCATTTTGTTAATTGACTGAACTAATACTTGATTCGGAAATTTTATCTATCGAGCTCTCAGCCACCAATTACATACCAATTACACACCGATCATTTTGTTGTGTGTATGGGCTTAACACTTCCGAAAGTGAACTTAACCTTCTTGCCTCATGGTTTGGTTGTAAGGAAGGTACCTTCCCTTTTAATTATCTTGGTCTTCCGATAGGTGGAAATTTAAAATCTCAAAAAAGTTGGCAACCTATCTACGACAAATTTAGAAATCAAATGTC
This genomic window from Rutidosis leptorrhynchoides isolate AG116_Rl617_1_P2 chromosome 2, CSIRO_AGI_Rlap_v1, whole genome shotgun sequence contains:
- the LOC139893915 gene encoding uncharacterized protein, producing MLHVENNSGGGGRKHDRRTAQASSRKGCMRGKGGPENASCTYKGVRQRTWGKWVSEIREPNRGSRVWLGTFNSAREAAIAYDAAARRLYGPNAHVNLPEEAANAPPTPPAVAEAAKEARYNRAIQQMKKQQEFERQIQIYMQQQHQQQNVKVESSFETVDIPDLNGQVVGGHHNNNYYNYNYNNNNNNYNYNYNNQEVKSGESYVDSCNSTGNLNANLPEFDDSRLWTEAASTMDYQSQAIDPGIGASTYNDTIGIELNHPLMV